TTTTGGATTTGTTCATAAAGGAGTATTACCAAATGGCAAGGAGATTGCTGTGAAAAGTCTCAAATTAAATAGTGGCCAAGGGGAACGTGAATTCCAAGCCGAGGTGGAGATTATTAGTCGTGTCCATCATCGACACCTTGTATCTTTGGTTGGTTATTGTATTGCAGGCTCTCAGAGGTTGCTGGTTTATGAATTTGTTCCCAATCAAACCCTTGAGCACCACCTGCATGGTACACTTTTTCTGTCAAACTGAAATCATAATTTGATACATAGATCTAGATACTAGTATTCCATTTTGTTGTAATGTCTTGATTATATAAAATTTAATCATGAGAACTTTGTCAAATATGCAGGTAAAGATGTTCCAGTCATGGCCTGGTCTACAAGAATGCGAATTGCTATGGGATCAGCCAAAGGCTTCGCATACCTTCACGAAGATTGTTAGTGATAAATATTCCACTATACATTTAGAGAAGATGGTGCTAATCTTTTCGTTATTAATGGTTAATTGTTTGTCATTTACAGGTCATCCTCGCATTATTCATAGAGACATTAAAACTGCAAATATTCTACTTGATGAACATTACGAAGCCAAGGTATTCTGTTGTACAAAAATCCTAATTTGATCATCATACTCTTTAAGTAGTCGATGAGGCTAAAATGCACCTTTTACAGGTAGCAGATTTTGGCCTGGCTAAGCTTTCCAATGAAAACTATACACATGTGTCTACGCGTATCATGGGAACATTTGGGTAAGTATGTACCACAATTGTGATCTTTTTACATGATCTGCAGACTGCAAGTACAAGCTTGCACTTTCTACCTAGATAGTAGTATCGATAAAACAATTTATGTAATGATGCAGATACTTGGCGCCTGAGTATGCATCAAGTGGCAAGCTAACTGAGAAATCTGATATTTATTCATATGGTGTTATGCTCTTGGAACTGATAAGTGGAAAGCGCCCTGTGGATATGGACGATGATGAGAATGATACCTTGATTGACTGGGTAAGAATCACCTTAGTGACCAGTAATTGTTTCAGATGATGAAGGAGATACCGCTAGACCAAGAGATCACTGTAAATTATTTAATAGATGAAATTTAAGTATAAAGATGTGTTTCTTCTCAAACATGTTCAAACAAACTACAAAATAAGAAGCCTTAAATTGGAATATGAATGACTGTGCCATCTAAACTTGTTGTGTCTGTACATGTATTGGTAATTGCTTGATGAATGCTGTTATGGATGTACAGGCTAGGCCTATTCTAATGCGTGCAGTGGAAGGTGGAGATTATAATGACCTCGTGGATCCTCGCCTGCTAGACAACTATGACGCTGATGAGATGCTACGCATGGTGGCATGTGCTGCTGCATGCATTAGACATTCTGCCAGAAGACGTCCAAAGATGAGCCAGGTATGAAATTTCAAGGACAGTTCTGTATGATTCTTGAAAGCGATTCTTTAAGATGGTAGAGGAAGGCCCGAAcaggatcttatactctttaacaatTAGTTTCAAACTTTTTCTATTGTCTAATAGTTTGAATAAATGAAACAGATTGTTCGTGCATTAGAAGGCGATGTGTCGTTGGAGGACCTGCATGAAGGAGTGAGAACTGGCGGTCCACTGACAGGTTCAAATGCCAGCTCTGATTACGAGGGCTCATACAGTGTTGACatgaagaaattcagaaaggCAGGAGGAAGCCATGAATACTCTAGCAGTGACTATGGACCTTCTAGTGGTGAGTCACAAGAGATGCGTCCAAACCGGACCAGAATGGGCCTCTGAGTCACTTTAGAAATCCTAAAATAGTGCAGCTGGCGAAAGATTGGCCTTTTGAAGAAGTGTCTTCACCTGTTATACACATGAGGAGTACTAGTGCAGCAAAGATCATACGATCGTCCCAACGAGCACACTCTCATCCGTACACTTACTATAGATGTGCTCGAGCTAAACAGACGAAGGTGAAGGCATCTATGATCTATCTGCGCTGGTGAATTTGGAACATTGATCACAAGTGGACTCAAAATTCGTTGGAATTTATGCTAATCTATGTGAATTTGTATAATGATTCTTTAATATTAACTATTTTATGTGTTCTTTGAAGTAGCTAATATGTTTT
This sequence is a window from Apium graveolens cultivar Ventura chromosome 9, ASM990537v1, whole genome shotgun sequence. Protein-coding genes within it:
- the LOC141683646 gene encoding putative proline-rich receptor-like protein kinase PERK6; amino-acid sequence: MASDSDSSSSNKNNNNGGNDNSNNNGGSSSNNNNSNNNNSNNNNNNNNDGNNNSGNNNNGSNNKSPPPPPPPPPPPSPSGRKTYNPPPPHSKENHSKESHSKALSPPHHHKSKASGGMDNNTTRKAIMGGVVGGAALLLLFTIACICCCCRKKKRRDHDIDYFPEPRRNKSNAYYNSGPTSYGINPQSSEHHLKMPQSSVVSSEYGWAVPPPPPPMGHSSDMSSSAFSGPQHPPMPPPHPALALGFNKSTFTYDELAAATGGFAQSKMLGQGGFGFVHKGVLPNGKEIAVKSLKLNSGQGEREFQAEVEIISRVHHRHLVSLVGYCIAGSQRLLVYEFVPNQTLEHHLHGKDVPVMAWSTRMRIAMGSAKGFAYLHEDCHPRIIHRDIKTANILLDEHYEAKVADFGLAKLSNENYTHVSTRIMGTFGYLAPEYASSGKLTEKSDIYSYGVMLLELISGKRPVDMDDDENDTLIDWARPILMRAVEGGDYNDLVDPRLLDNYDADEMLRMVACAAACIRHSARRRPKMSQIVRALEGDVSLEDLHEGVRTGGPLTGSNASSDYEGSYSVDMKKFRKAGGSHEYSSSDYGPSSGESQEMRPNRTRMGL